The segment AAACCTGCTGAAGGTTAAGAGAGGCATGAGTGGACAGAAAATACTTTGCAATACACCCTGATATCAATTTTCAGTTTCAAGAATGTTACAGGCTTTACATCTCAGCTGGAAAATTTAAGCCATTCTTATCTTTTGCCTACTTTTCAGCATGTTCACATTATAAAATCAAAGCATGGACGTTCATAGCTAAATCTACAAACCCTGGAGACAACTCTTTGTCATTTCATGAACTCACAAGAATTTGGGTAAAAATTTATTCTAAATACAATGAAATCAAACTTGCTTTTTAAAGtgactgaaagttttttttcatcttgttttcttCAGCTTGAAAGCATTTTTCCTGTCAACATTTCTGTCCAGGAGATTTTTGTGTCACCCGCCAggtaaaacagcttttcttttcttgttttgtaaaacataaatCTCAGCTGGCAGATAAGATCATTAAAGTATTTTAGCATCATAAAAGTGGCAAATCGCATGATTAAATGCAAACGTACACAAATGATCTTTACAAGTTTTATGAGGTCTGTTTTACTGACATTGCTTTTATAGTTGGTCTGGTTGTTTGTAATTTTACTGCTTTTTTAACTTCCTAACGGTGTTCCTATCTAAAGTATTGTGTTTTAACCCTATAATACAAAATACAGCTAAGTAAAGCACAAAAGCCTCAAATAAGTGCAGTAATAATAAATGTGTGTTGTAGTGCTTCCTTTCCATAAGCCAGGAAGTAAATGATAGCAAAGATTGCTGCCTCACCACAGCAACACGTGAAAGGAGTCCTGTCTATAATTTCTGTTATCTGTGTTCTCATACAGCCAAAGCTGCCGTGTGGTTAataattctgctgctctgtatGCTCAACAACCTCAGGTACACAGAGTTTGATTTTCTTCTAAGTGTTGCAACAGTAACTTTAAAGAAAAGGCTGATTAAAGAACAAATGAAAGGCTAAACAATTCCATTTTATGCAAGCGGTGATATCAGCTTAGATGCGAACAGGGCATGAATGATACCAAATTGACTCAACTCTGAGTGACTACATTCATAAAACTTGTGCAAcctttaaataaagacataaaaagatctgtgtgtttgtaggaATGGGGAAAATTGCCAAATGTCATCGGTGAAAAAGAGTAAGAAAGCAATTATGTTTTATATGAAGGCTCATTGGATCAAACCAAATGAAGCTGCAACTAGTTCACATAcatgtgtttttgtgctttttctccAGCTTCTGCTGTGAGGTTTATGTCAACGTGGAGCCTGCTAGTTATGTAGAAGTGATTCAGGAACATATAACTGAGTTACTGAGTAAGCCCTTTACTAACAACGTCTTCACTCTGATGGCTGAGCCTAACAGCATCTTCGTACTTCCTGTGGGTGAGTGTGTTTTACAGTGTAATTCAGTGACCAATCATAGCAActatgattgtttttttgtattttaatggcAAAAAGTGGACCTTAAATCTGACTGAAAACGATCACTtcagaaatgatttaatttttgttttatgttctttatgaTTGTTTATTGGCTGCATGAAATAGATGGTGAGTAAATACACAAACTGAAATGGGGGAAATGCAGTGAATATCTTAATTCATCTCTTAAAACTTTCTGAAAAATTTTATGTATCATGACAAAATATTGTATATAAGATGCTTATTGACGATGCTGgtgtttattttcctctctttcaGAAATACTGCCTTTGGTGACAAAACCTCCACCATCTGTCAGCAGTGCTTTACCTAAGACAGGTGAGTGtgccaataaaaataaaccaatgagttataaaacatttaaactaatatatatatatatatatatatatatatatatatatatatatatatatatatatatggaggcAGAGTCTGCCTGATGTTCTGTGTAATTATATGTGAAAGCAGTGTTGTAAATTATATCATTTCATTTACAGAAAGTGCAACTCTGAGCAAGCCAGTTCAACCCAGCAGCATGTCAACAACCGAAGAACCTTTAGATCTCAATGAAACTGCTGGTCAGTGCTCTACACAACTCACACGAATTATCTGTTCTGATGTTATTGTCATCCAAAGGACATTATCTTTGCaagataatataaaaatatgtatatatataaaatttctgttttcattaattTCTATTAGTGATAGTGATAATATCTTCAGTCATTGCCCAAATTTAATTCTGGGGAAACGTTTGCTCATATTCCTTTGGGTCATTTAATACATGCGTGTACAGTATGTTTAAACATGTTATCCTACTGttgctatgcagatgatgttCAGCTTTATGTTTCTATGtttcacacatatttttctttctgagcTGCTTAAATTCTATAAAATATTTGGGTGTCTGAAGAGTTTCCCTCAGCTAAACACTGATAATACTTCAATGCTTGTTTCAACTGCACTTGGTTTGGGCCCAAATGTGATGGTGAGTTTTTTGATGATAGTGCTAAGCTTTTGGCATTCTTTAGCACTGAAATtaaagcaggtaaacatgtgGTTAATATTTCAGTGAACACTCAagacttatttgttttaaagggcttttgTTTAATCCTTATGCCCTCCTCAAATTTAGTACGCTCTGCTGACTTCATGGCCAAAAATGTTCATGTCcaaaaactgctgtaaaatcGTCATATACCAATATTTTTACTGCTTGTCTCATCAATTATTTAAACAACGTCAAACCTGtttaaaaccaacaaacattagatcatttttaggattttaaccctttaaatgctaGCTTGAATATTTGAATTGTAGGAAATTacaaactagaagcactcagaaagcgcagacctctgccaagcccttatactttttatttatttatttattcatttatttctttatttttgacaatgattctgggcattatttttgagatagaagctctaatggcaaagttatccatagtaaaaaaaaaagaatcaattcTTCCAGGCGGTGATCATGATCACCCCTAAAATCTAATCCCTTgtttcttattccatttctgaaatttcctgagttatgttgctaacagacagacagacaagccAATGCTGACAAATACTGAATAATTTTCCATGTAATAAATATCAGAGGGGTGGGTCTATGTTAGTGATTATACTCTATACTACATGTTCAACTTTTTAAATTCCAGTTTCATTATTTGAATCATTAATTATTCACCTCATCTCTGTACTGTATAATGTATAATGCATcacttttgtgttgtttcttttctctttgcagTTGAATCAGATATGTTCTTTAGAGTTAATGCTACCCTAAATATGACAAGCAGTGTGGCAAAACCAAAGGATGTCATTAAGAAATGGGTAAGTAGCTATCACAAGTAAGCTGcaaataaatgtatgtaaaaattgtaaactttgttttgttttgttttttgttttttcttttctttttgaaaaaagatcaaatcactgcttgAAGTAAATACAGCCATGACAGTGCTGAACCTTGTTGCAACAGAGATTTCCAACAGGTCAGTGTTCCTGTATGAACTTACTTCTGCATAGTCATCATCTTAGTGTTACTATTTGTTGTATAACAGGTGTGTTTTGTTCAACTGTTAAATATAggaacatgaagaaaaacactgaattaaTAGTGAGTATGTAAATTTTATTAGTGGCAAATTAAATCAGCATTTTTGTGTAAATGAAGTTTACGTCAAGGAAATTATAAAAAAGCACTGAGGAGGATgatatatttattgcatttgtgtatttaaatctctttaattttctgttttcagactTCTTACAGCCAAGAGAAACAGTAGGtgtttggaaaacaaaaaaaagtgtttaaacaaTCTCGTTCTTTGTTTCCATGTCATCTATTTTGTCTATTCATAATCtgacttgtgtttttaaaatatgaggcTTTAAGAAACTTATGCAGGAATCTATGCACTGTATCTTGAGTTAATTTGCACTGAATCTATTTTATGAACAGATATTTCTGCAGCTTTCATGTTCAGAACAGCAGAAGGGACAATGCAACTGAAATCATACTTTTAATTCACGAAGCTTTAAAATCAAAGTATGATAATGGGACCTTTATCATTCAAACTGGAGATGTGGTAGTTCGCCTAATAGGTAAACTTTGTTCCTAatgtaaatagaaaagaaatacacaCTAATTGGCAACATGCAacaagcttttctttctttttttatttttatttttccagagccTCAAAACTGCCCAGAAGACACCATGTCAACTATCTATGGGCTTTATAGATGGGCGGAAACAGCTCCACAAGAAACTCAAATAATGTTGTGCGAAAAGCCTGCATCAGAGAGAGCATCCAGATTTTGGTAAGACATGACCAGTTCtctccaaaagaaaaacagtttcagTGTCTAGCCACAgtaaatgacattttctttgctgaatttcAAATACATTCATCAATCACCttccttgttaaaaaaaaaaaaaaaatgaaatatggaattttttttgtatttttgtcttttttcttgtgCCAGTCATCTGTCAATGTATATCCATAGAGCTAGCTcagcaaaattaaaacaaaaaagcataaactaaaactaaagaaaattattacCTTTGACCAGTCAAGCATTTAAACCCATAAATGGTTAGATTACTGTGCATTAATCAGTTTTATGGCCTCTCATAAACACTGGGTTGACATAATCATTAACACTGAattgtttatatatgtatatatatataatgttaataatgttatttatgTTGGAAATTagcaaaagtaaaacaaactaaggacaaacacagagaaactgtttatttgtcatttattcTCTGCTATTTTCAGCAAGTTAAATATTGAAAATGACCAAACCAGCTGGGCTGATCCTGATATGACAAACTGCGACATAACTTTATCAATAACAGACCTCAGCAATGTCACAGTCACCGCTGGTAAGAGGACTGATCATACACAGTTGTGTTGATTTCCACTGCTTCAAATTAACACAGCATGCCAGTCTTTTACACTTGTGTTTATGAATTCTAGATAATGCGGCTGAGGTTGTGGACATGATTCAGGACCTTATAGATGTTCAGCTGAATAACAGTTCCCACCTCTCTTCCTCGGAGCTTGGAGTTATTGTGACGAAGCTCCATGAGGTGGTTGATGTAAGCATCATTGAGCCTGATGTTGGAGTTCACATTGTCAATATTGTTGCCGATATCCTGgtttctgaaactgatgtcaccCCAGTGTCTAACAAGTAAGAACATGGAGATGAGAGACTGTGTGTTTTGGACTCTATGGACTCTATGTGGGATGTTATTTCTCTAATTGTTAATCAATCTCTTTTTCGTCTTTTACTAAAGTCTCCTCGATCTGACGGATAGGATGGGAAACAATATGGAGTTCCAAAGTGAATATGCAAGTCTAACAGCTCCTGCACTGGCTCTTTCCATGGTTAATGTGGATCCAGGTGATTTCAATGGCCTCACCTTTGGTGTGTCTCTGTCATCTACAGTGAACCCCGAGGTAAAATGTTATATGTCCTACACTGTGTAATAAAGACAGCAATGAATTTATGAGCCTTTTCTGTGAACTGCAGAAGTGAGATAATGTACAGTAACAGTCAAAAATGTGAACACACCTACTTTAACCCATTCAGACAATAATGGAACATATGTAAGCTTTAACCTTTTAAACTTTCCAAAAgacatggttattttttctaaaaattgagaaaaaattacaacaaagtcaGTAATTTACAATGAAAAGCTGGAGATTTTCTTCAATATTTCCCTTATCTTCAAAAGCTGCAGAGTAAAAGGTTTCAGTGGGCAAGTTTAAGAATTCCAGAAAACCTTTTGGAAGCTTTTAAAAGCCTAAGGTCCGAATGGCTTAAAATTAATAGCATTGCTGAGTCCAAACTTTTGAAAAGAACATTAAAGGAAATACCTCAGTCATGTTTATTTAAGTCACTCTATCAATTTAGTTCCACTTCAATGCTTCAGGACAATTTCAGGTGCATCAATGTCCTGCAccagaaaatgaaggaaacagTGTTAATAAGCAGATGTCATGGTCTCACGCAGTTAAATTTGACAAGAGCTGCTCATTTGGAAAACTGTTTACAGATTGAGGAGAAAAACTCAGTTGAGATGGTTTAAATTTGTAACACCAAGATCCAGTGTTGATTTTCCTTTCTTAGGTCTTTGTCAACCAAAGTTTTGTGAGTAACCCACTACCCAAGACAAGTGCAACTATCGCTTTGCCCTCGGTACTCAACAACTTTTTCCCATCTGGAGGGAGAAACACAACCcgagttcagtttcagttttatgGAACGCTTGACCTTTTCCAGGTACTTTCTTTGAGCCACTCTGTAATAAACATTTGtcaaattttctattttatgtaCCTGCAGTACATCTTGCCTGTGTGGTAAATTTGAAGGGATATTGGATGTGAGACATTTGATAGGATTCTTCGATAAAGACTGAAACCAGAGTGAGCAGCTGGTCTGGCTCTGCATATCTAAATATAAGAAAATTTATCTGGGAGCACCTCTAAAGCTCAATAActgtaattaaataaagaaaaataaattacatttggCTCATcataaaaattacataaaaaaaatttgaaaaaataaagaagcgTTGGAACAATTTGTGGATTTTCTAGGGGTGTTTTATTTTGGCTGGGTGCACTTACTTCCTGCAGTTGCCAGGCAACGTTTTTACACATCACTTTATTACAGGTCTATTAAACAAGAGATGTGGAGTCAGCCTCGTTTCCTGATTTCATTCTTTTGGAAAACTAAGCTGAAGCTTTATATTTACCACTTAGTAATGAGGATACTGTCAGCATATTTCCAAAAATGTTACattattcatgaaaaaaaaaagtattttttgatAAAACTTATTATCTCATATGTCATCATCATCTCAGGATCCCTTCATAACCGATACAACAAAGAGCAATTGGACAGTAAACTCCTATATAGTATCTGCCAGCATCAACAACACTCATATTATTAACCTGCAAGATCGAGTGGTGGTGACTCTCACACATACAAATCCCAAACAGGTGAGAAATCAAAGCATTCATTTGATGAGTAGCAACATATCTTTTATGTTCCTCTGCATTAACACCACTCATATTTATAGCCTGAAGACAGGGTACAATGCATGTTTTGGGATTTCCAGAAGAACAGTGAGTAGATCCTTATTTCCTATCTTCTGTGTTGGATTCGTGTAATATAGTGTAACTGGTACTTCTTAGGAACCAGGTTCCTACAGGTGAGTGTCCGTTGATGAGATAGTTTAATTACATGTtacatgtgtgtctgtgtgcgtcAGGTGGCCTGGGTGGTTGGAACAGCAGTGGCTGTGAAACCCAGAGTATTTCATCTTATCAGACCAGCTGTCTATGTGATCACCTCACTCATTTTGCTGTTCTCCTGGTGAGTCACTGATCATTTAAACAAGGCCTCAGACAACAACACACTGTGCTCAATCTGCTCAGTTACTGACTTCTCACCCACCCTTCTGCCAACAATAGCAGATGCTAATTTTACAGctccctgtgtgtgtttatttcattataTAAAATAAGCTCTAACATCTTGAATTGCTGCTTGTCATATGTTATGGTTTATACTACTAAAAGAGGGTGCTGATGTCTGTATTGTTTTTCAGGATGTATCCAGAAGCCCCATCAGTGAAAGTGACAGCCAGATTCTGACAGTGATCTCATTTGTTGGTTGTGGTATATCCTCCATCTTTCTGGGGATCACTCTACTCACTTATCTCTTTTTTGAGTAAGTCACTTACAGATCCTGATATACTGCATTACTACATGTATGATTTCACTGTGTCACTGCAATGAGCAGCTATGGGAATAAGGATGCTGGAGGAAAACGTTACATAAGTGAAGGTGCATCTTGTCTTACGAGTATTTACTCAGACAAGAAACCATGAACAGATTCTTCTGGTTTCTTAAGGTAATGTTGAATTGGAATTGCGTTAAGTACTTCAGAGAAGGCAGTGTCTTACTTAAGCTAGACAGTAATCAGAGCACACTCAGTTTGAAGAATCAAGGAGGGGTCATAATGAAGGAGCTAAGTTAAGAGCTGTTCAAAACAAAAGGCCACAAAAGAGCCAATTTCCACTATAGGAAACTCAAACCTCATATGTTACCTCATAAGTTATGAAAATACATATGCACCATTTTAAACTGTTACTTTTGTAGAAGACAGTTATTGCATGCATGGATGCTGATCAAACTGCACAACTGAGTCCATCAAGTGTTGCCTTGGACTTCTTGGATAGCAATTATTTTgcaaaaatttgtatttttccagGTTTGAATATAACATTTGTTCAAAATTCTGAAATGTCTGCGGTTTGAGTTGGCGTAGAAAATTTTAAACCTGAAATTCAGATTAAGTACAATAAATAATGAGTTAAAGtggacacattttaaaagatatatGCAGCAAGCTGTTTGCAGATTTAACAAGTGTGACATAGAGGAACAACTCgacaactatatatatataaatatatatatatatatatatatatatatatatatatatatatatatatatatatatatatatatatatatatatatatataaacatatatatatttatttatttatttatttaaaaaaaaatttctttctttttttt is part of the Melanotaenia boesemani isolate fMelBoe1 chromosome 7, fMelBoe1.pri, whole genome shotgun sequence genome and harbors:
- the adgrg4a gene encoding adhesion G-protein coupled receptor G4 → MLKPNEWYSICITWSGRAQRLRVYINGAILYEEPLDPIPQILDPNGTLTLGVSHFVDTNGEVRPESGTNLLGEVGLFMIWSKEFRSEELRRMNCVDGDILSWDLRHWKYDYPPEPDYSLHCACSHYKIKAWTFIAKSTNPGDNSLSFHELTRIWLESIFPVNISVQEIFVSPASQSCRVVNNSAALYAQQPQEWGKLPNVIGEKDFCCEVYVNVEPASYVEVIQEHITELLSKPFTNNVFTLMAEPNSIFVLPVEILPLVTKPPPSVSSALPKTESATLSKPVQPSSMSTTEEPLDLNETAVESDMFFRVNATLNMTSSVAKPKDVIKKWIKSLLEVNTAMTVLNLVATEISNRNMKKNTELITSYSQEKQYFCSFHVQNSRRDNATEIILLIHEALKSKYDNGTFIIQTGDVVVRLIEPQNCPEDTMSTIYGLYRWAETAPQETQIMLCEKPASERASRFCKLNIENDQTSWADPDMTNCDITLSITDLSNVTVTADNAAEVVDMIQDLIDVQLNNSSHLSSSELGVIVTKLHEVVDVSIIEPDVGVHIVNIVADILVSETDVTPVSNNLLDLTDRMGNNMEFQSEYASLTAPALALSMVNVDPGDFNGLTFGVSLSSTVNPEVFVNQSFVSNPLPKTSATIALPSVLNNFFPSGGRNTTRVQFQFYGTLDLFQDPFITDTTKSNWTVNSYIVSASINNTHIINLQDRVVVTLTHTNPKQPEDRVQCMFWDFQKNSGLGGWNSSGCETQSISSYQTSCLCDHLTHFAVLLDVSRSPISESDSQILTVISFVGCGISSIFLGITLLTYLFFEKLRQDYPSKILVNLSVALLGLNMLFLLDSWLASFSNYGLCITTAATLHYFLLATFTWMGLEAVHMYFALVKVFNTYIPSYILKFCVIGWGLPLIIVGLVLAIDKDAYGNLIIEEAVVEDISTDPFCWLQNDVFFYVTVVAFVLLILLSNISVFIVVLIQIKQMKLNKPTANSHSSMQDLRAVASLTVLLGLTWLMGFFSFGPGRVVIMYLFSICNTLQGFFVFLFHCLLKENVRKQWRIHLCCGRFRLSDTSDWSRSVTVGGHSKKDNLFNSDSFASNNTSSLRSLTPPQN